The Canis lupus familiaris isolate Mischka breed German Shepherd chromosome 14, alternate assembly UU_Cfam_GSD_1.0, whole genome shotgun sequence genome window below encodes:
- the TEX47 gene encoding testis-expressed protein 47 produces MAFPGHIQKTNKRTFPVESLLMPQIPRGNYFHLQEEKQRLQLKKFLLHRMFLVATITPNTEKKDISDYYEQVFQSILKHHLGEAVTGFLLVYPTSILHILETSSGTLYRILLDYLNHKQNETEFFIQRMKIIVASHNIPTRLFMQWHVSVMKVPVMYLDDVTQTQSLEEVITEFLTQTHKLALHLLKTVKVGAKGPGDNLHQIAPELLIPEQIIKYLCKSEQFMDPETFTDMYNKPIHVTLDSDVIWPAPTYF; encoded by the coding sequence ATGGCTTTCCCAGGCCATATCCAAAAGACCAACAAAAGGACTTTTCCAGTGGAATCGCTTCTAATGCCACAAATTCCACGTGGCAATTACTTTCATCTTcaggaagagaagcaaagacTACAGCTAAAGAAATTCCTTCTTCATAGGATGTTTCTAGTGGCCACAATAACAccgaatacagaaaaaaaagatatttctgacTATTATGAGCAAGTGTTTCAgtcaattttaaaacatcaccTAGGAGAAGCAGTGACAGGGTTTTTGCTCGTATATCCTACTTCTATTCTGCATATCCTTGAGACCTCCAGTGGTACCCTTTACCGAATTCTTTTGGATTATCTTAACCATAAACAGaatgaaacagaattttttatcCAACGAATGAAAATTATAGTTGCATCCCATAACATCCCAACAAGACTTTTCATGCAATGGCATGTTTCAGTAATGAAAGTTCCAGTCATGTATCTTGATGATGTGACACAGACACAGTCCCTAGAGGAGGTCATCACAGAGTTTCTCACTCAGACTCATAAACTGGCACTCCACCTTTTAAAGACTGTTAAAGTGGGTGCTAAAGGACCAGGGGATAACTTGCACCAAATTGCACCTGAACTGCTCATCCCTGAACAAATAATAAAGTACTTGTGCAAATCTGAACAATTCATGGATCCAGAAACTTTCACAGACATGTATAATAAGCCCATACATGTCACTTTGGATTCTGATGTGATATGGCCTGCTCCCACCTATTTCTAG